CACCGCCAGCCAGACAGTCGCCTGACGCATGTCAGAATTCTGGGGCGCGCTGCCAATGTCGACCAACAGACTGTCGCCCTCCGCGCGCATCGACATCGGCACCTTCACGTCCTTGAGCCGCCGCTCCGCAGTTCGAATGGCCATCTCGATGGCCGCTTCGTTGGCACCGTTCACGTGGTCGATGCCGTCGACCACCATTTGCGGCGTGTAGACCTTGCCGTCGCCGCGGGCCATCGCATAGTCGCGCTGCCGATCGCTGTTTTCGGGGCTCGAGAGCGTGTCGTGCCAGCCGAGGTAATTCCAGTAGTCCACGGCGAACGAGAGCGTGATCACGCCGGGCTTCTTCCGCAACTCATCGAACAAGGCGTCGGCGGGCGGGCAGGACGAGCAGCCCTGACTGGTGAAGAGCTCCAGCAGAATTGGCGTGTCGTCCGCGCCGTCGGTCGCACCGGCCGCACCCGTATCTTCCGTGTGTCCCACGGAGGCGGCGGCGCCCAAGCCCAAGATCGCGAACGCCAACGCGCCGCTAAACCGCAACAGGGATGTTCTGGAAATGGCAATTCTCATGGCTGACAGCATGCCGGAATCCAGTTTGATTTTCTGGCAAAATCAGATCGCGCGCAGTCACAACTCGGTGACCTCATTCCACGGAACTACCGGAAATTAAGGCACCGAATTGTGTTCGCGTATACGCGTCTTCCAGGCTGGGGCACAAGAGCCTTAAGCCGCCTCTTTCACAAGACCGCGCAGCACGTAGTGCAAGATGCCCCCGTTACGGAAGTAGTCCAGCTCGTCATACGTATCGATGCGGACCAGCAACGGAACGGTTCGCGTCTTGCCGTCCGGATAGGTGATGGCGGCCTCGACGATCTGTTGAGGTTGGATATCCGCGAGGCCCTTGAGCGTCACGGTCTCGTTGCCGACGAGCCCCAGCGTTTCCCACGACGCATTGTCCGTGAACGTCAGCGGCAGCACGCCCATGCCGATCAGGTTGGAGCGATGGATCCGTTCGAAGCTCATGGCAATGACGGCGCGCACGCCCAAGAGACGTGTGCCCTTGGCGGCCCAGTCACGCGACGAGCCCGTGCCGTACTCCTTGCCGGCGAACACCACCAGCGGCACGTTCTCGGCCTTGTAACGCATCGCCGCGTCGTACATGGCGAGCCGCTCCCCGGACGGGTAGTGCACGGTAACGCCGCCTTCGCGCCCCGGCACCATCTGGTTCTTGATGCGCGTGTTGGCGAACGTGCCGCGCATCATCACCTCGTGATTGCCGCGCCGCGAACCGTAGGAGTTGAAGTCCGCCGGAGCGACGCCGTGTTGGGTCAGATAACGGCCGGCAGGGCTGTCCGCCTTGATCGCGCCCCGCGGCGAGATGTGGTCGGTCGTGATCGAGTCCAAGAACAGGCCAAGCACGCGCGCGTCCTCGATGTCCGTTAGCGGCGCGGGGTTCATGGTCATGTCGGCGAAGTACGGCGGCTCCTGCACATAGGTCGATGACGTGTCCCACTGATAGGTGAGTCCGCCTTCGACAGCGATGGCCTGCCATTCCGGGTCGCCCTTGAACACGTCGCCGTAGCGCTCTTTGAACATGGACTTCTTGACCGCCTTGCGCACGAGCTTCGCGATCTCCTTTGAGGACGGCCAGATGTCCTTGAGATAGACCGGCTTGCCGTCCTTGCCCGTGCCGATCGGCTCGGTCGTAAGATCGATCGTGACCGACCCTGCCAGGGCGTAGGCGACCACGAGCGGTGGCGAGGCGAGATAGTTCGCCCGCACGTCGTTGTTCACCCGGCCCTCGAAGTTGCGGTTACCCGACAGCACCGAGGCCACGGCAAGACCGTTCTCGTGGATCGTGCGTGAGATCTCGTCGGGCAACGGTCCGGAATTGCCGATGCACGTCGTGCAGCCATAGCCGACGAGATTGAAGCCCAGCGCGTCGAGATCCTTCTGTAGTCCCGCCTGCTCCAGATAGTCGGTGACCACCTGGGATCCCGGCGCGAGCGAGGTCTTCACCCAGGGCTTCACGGTAAGCCCCTTCTCGACCGCGTTACGCGCCAGCACGCCGGCACCCACCATCACATAAGGGTTGGACGTGTTCGTGCAGGACGTGATCGCGGCGATGACGACGTCGCCATGTCCGAGGTCGTAATTCTTCCCTTCCACTGCAGCTCGCTTATCGGCCTCGGCGCCCTTGCCGTATTCCTGATCGAGAACCTTGGAGAACGCCGGCGCCGCGTTGGTAAGCGCCACACGATCCTGAGGCCGTTTCGGGCCCGCGATGGACGGCACCACGTCGGACAGTGTGAGCGACAGCGTGTCGGTGAAAACGGGATCGGGCGTGTCTTCCTTGCGGTACATGCCTTGCGCCTTGGCGTAGGCCTTCACCAGTTCCACGCGGGAGTCCTTGCGCGCCGTTGCTTCCAAATAAGCCAGCGCCTCCTTGTCGACGGGGAAGAAGCCGCAGGTCGCACCG
The DNA window shown above is from Methyloceanibacter stevinii and carries:
- a CDS encoding DUF1223 domain-containing protein; translation: MLSAMRIAISRTSLLRFSGALAFAILGLGAAASVGHTEDTGAAGATDGADDTPILLELFTSQGCSSCPPADALFDELRKKPGVITLSFAVDYWNYLGWHDTLSSPENSDRQRDYAMARGDGKVYTPQMVVDGIDHVNGANEAAIEMAIRTAERRLKDVKVPMSMRAEGDSLLVDIGSAPQNSDMRQATVWLAVAKDEETVKITRGENRGETITYSHPVRELMPVGMWKGEPTTLRLPLKDLHGIGGDCLVSLLQVEGAGPILGAAMFEPKPQ
- the acnA gene encoding aconitate hydratase AcnA, which translates into the protein MTSAVLTSLDSFKCRRTLKVGKHEYEYFDLKVAEKEGLHGVGKLPFSLKVLLENLLRHEDGRTVTSDDIRALAEWVQNKRSDREIAFRPARVLMQDFTGVPAVVDLAAMRDAVTKLGGDSKKINPLAPVDLVIDHSVMVDAFGSGASFKFNVDKEYERNGERYAFLRWGAGAFDNFRVVPPGTGICHQVNLEYLAQTVWTKEENGKTIAYPDTLVGTDSHTTMVNGLAVLGWGVGGIEAEAAMLGQPISMLLPEVIGFELKGELKEGVTATDLVLTVVEMLREKGVVGKFVEFYGSGLDNLPLEDRATIANMAPEYGATCGFFPVDKEALAYLEATARKDSRVELVKAYAKAQGMYRKEDTPDPVFTDTLSLTLSDVVPSIAGPKRPQDRVALTNAAPAFSKVLDQEYGKGAEADKRAAVEGKNYDLGHGDVVIAAITSCTNTSNPYVMVGAGVLARNAVEKGLTVKPWVKTSLAPGSQVVTDYLEQAGLQKDLDALGFNLVGYGCTTCIGNSGPLPDEISRTIHENGLAVASVLSGNRNFEGRVNNDVRANYLASPPLVVAYALAGSVTIDLTTEPIGTGKDGKPVYLKDIWPSSKEIAKLVRKAVKKSMFKERYGDVFKGDPEWQAIAVEGGLTYQWDTSSTYVQEPPYFADMTMNPAPLTDIEDARVLGLFLDSITTDHISPRGAIKADSPAGRYLTQHGVAPADFNSYGSRRGNHEVMMRGTFANTRIKNQMVPGREGGVTVHYPSGERLAMYDAAMRYKAENVPLVVFAGKEYGTGSSRDWAAKGTRLLGVRAVIAMSFERIHRSNLIGMGVLPLTFTDNASWETLGLVGNETVTLKGLADIQPQQIVEAAITYPDGKTRTVPLLVRIDTYDELDYFRNGGILHYVLRGLVKEAA